One part of the Oceanihabitans sp. IOP_32 genome encodes these proteins:
- a CDS encoding RagB/SusD family nutrient uptake outer membrane protein, producing the protein MKNIKIYTIIGVFLMSCTLLTACDTDFENPNNPTEDVVLGTKDGLFALATGIRQYYSVFALRQIIEAPGITTRELGVTNTFLNINELAKGGAELPAESGGITNPWVNVLRAKGMAESLIAGANAVELTEGTKSGLLAYGNLFKAMSLGYLIDMFEEVPINNALDGAAPFSDRASVLAECISLLTNARDGMLVPISDEFQSTVLWADFSLMKTVNAFLARYHLIAGNYNEAIAAANAVINSSDITTSMWVYDANNQNPIWNRTVNSADLNPQTNFGLLGNYIPEAGDGRIDFYLGADAGSANADAGGQPLSEMLGFFSTNTSPIPIYLPGEMLLIKAEAYARLDQLNEAVTALNLVRQKNNDPLGVNANLLAWAGDATNKNAVLEEIYKNRCIELFLTGLRFGDSKRFHPDFAVPSAANTTNERNRNYYPYPSIERENNPNTPADPLI; encoded by the coding sequence ATGAAAAATATAAAAATATATACAATTATAGGTGTCTTTTTAATGAGTTGTACTTTGCTTACGGCTTGCGATACCGATTTTGAAAATCCAAATAACCCTACAGAAGATGTTGTTTTGGGTACTAAAGATGGGCTTTTTGCGCTGGCGACAGGAATTAGACAATATTATTCTGTGTTTGCCTTAAGACAAATAATAGAAGCACCTGGAATTACAACCAGAGAATTAGGGGTAACCAATACGTTTTTAAATATTAATGAATTAGCCAAAGGTGGTGCAGAACTACCTGCAGAAAGCGGCGGTATAACAAATCCTTGGGTAAATGTATTACGCGCTAAAGGTATGGCAGAATCGTTAATTGCGGGAGCTAATGCCGTAGAACTTACCGAAGGCACAAAAAGCGGACTTCTGGCTTATGGCAATCTGTTTAAAGCCATGTCGCTAGGGTATTTAATAGACATGTTTGAAGAAGTGCCCATAAATAATGCTCTAGATGGGGCTGCTCCTTTTAGTGATCGGGCTTCGGTTTTAGCGGAGTGTATTTCATTACTAACGAATGCTAGAGATGGTATGCTTGTTCCTATTTCAGACGAATTTCAATCTACAGTATTGTGGGCAGATTTTAGCTTAATGAAAACAGTAAATGCATTTCTTGCGCGTTATCATTTAATTGCGGGTAATTATAATGAAGCCATTGCCGCTGCAAATGCAGTCATAAATTCTAGCGATATCACGACCTCTATGTGGGTTTATGATGCTAATAACCAAAATCCTATTTGGAATCGCACAGTTAATTCGGCAGATTTAAATCCTCAAACCAATTTTGGTTTGCTAGGAAATTATATTCCAGAAGCTGGAGACGGTCGAATCGATTTTTATTTAGGCGCCGATGCAGGTTCGGCAAATGCAGATGCTGGAGGTCAGCCCCTAAGTGAGATGCTTGGCTTTTTCAGCACAAACACATCACCTATTCCTATTTATCTTCCAGGAGAAATGCTGTTGATTAAAGCAGAGGCCTATGCAAGACTAGATCAATTAAATGAAGCTGTAACAGCTTTGAATTTAGTAAGACAGAAAAATAATGATCCTCTGGGAGTTAACGCTAATCTTTTAGCTTGGGCTGGAGATGCCACTAATAAAAATGCTGTTTTAGAAGAGATATATAAAAACAGATGTATAGAGCTTTTTTTAACAGGATTAAGATTTGGCGACAGTAAAAGATTTCATCCAGACTTTGCAGTACCTTCTGCAGCTAATACTACAAACGAAAGGAATAGAAATTATTACCCTTATCCATCAATTGAGCGCGAAAACAACCCGAATACACCAGCAGATCCTTTAATTTAA
- a CDS encoding CTP synthase: MIDTTKYIFVTGGVTSSLGKGIIAASLAKLLQAQGYRVTIQKLDPYINIDPGTLNPYEHGECYVTEDGAETDLDLGHYERFLNVPTSQANSVTTGRIYQSVIQKERRGEFLGKTVQVVPHITDEIKHRIQLLGNSGDYDIVITEIGGTVGDIESLPYIEAVRQLRWDLGDNNGIVIHLTLIPYLSAAGELKTKPTQHSVKTLMESGIQADILVCRTEHKLPKELRSKLALFCNVREEAVIESLDASTIYDVPNLMLDEGLDKVVLKKLALKSATPDISKWNEFLKRHKNPKSEITIGLIGKYVELQDCYKSILEAFIHAGAVKEVKVNVESIHSEYINQDNVKLKLGHLDGVLVAPGFGERGIEGKIEAVKFVRENKVPFLGICLGMQMAVIEFARNVLNLENADSTEMNPDTEHPVVNLMEEQKIVTDKGGTMRLGAWDCELVAGSKVRDIYNADTISERHRHRYEFNNSYKDQMEAAGMKATGINPDTGLVEIIEIQDHPWFIGVQYHPEYKSTVANPHPLFVAFVKAALNHHKTKKGVRMTQN; this comes from the coding sequence ATGATAGATACAACAAAATACATATTCGTAACCGGTGGCGTTACATCTTCTCTTGGAAAAGGTATTATCGCCGCATCTTTAGCTAAATTATTACAAGCTCAGGGATACCGAGTAACCATTCAGAAATTAGACCCCTATATTAATATAGATCCGGGAACTTTAAATCCTTACGAACACGGCGAGTGTTATGTTACCGAAGATGGCGCAGAAACCGATTTAGACTTAGGTCATTACGAACGTTTTTTAAACGTACCAACTAGTCAGGCCAATAGTGTTACAACAGGAAGAATATACCAAAGCGTAATACAAAAAGAGCGCAGAGGTGAATTTTTAGGTAAAACCGTACAAGTAGTTCCTCATATTACAGACGAGATAAAACATCGTATACAACTTTTAGGGAATTCTGGAGATTACGATATTGTGATTACAGAAATTGGTGGAACCGTTGGAGATATTGAATCCTTGCCCTATATTGAAGCGGTGCGACAATTGCGTTGGGATTTAGGTGATAACAATGGTATAGTTATTCATTTAACACTTATACCATACCTTTCTGCAGCAGGCGAACTAAAAACTAAACCTACGCAGCACAGTGTAAAAACCTTAATGGAAAGCGGAATTCAAGCTGATATACTGGTGTGTCGAACCGAGCATAAATTACCTAAAGAATTAAGAAGTAAACTTGCTTTATTTTGTAACGTTCGCGAAGAAGCTGTTATTGAATCTTTAGATGCATCAACCATTTACGATGTTCCAAACCTTATGTTAGATGAAGGATTAGACAAGGTGGTTTTAAAAAAATTGGCATTAAAGAGCGCCACTCCAGATATTTCAAAGTGGAATGAATTTTTAAAACGACATAAAAATCCGAAGTCAGAAATAACCATTGGATTAATTGGTAAATATGTGGAGTTGCAAGATTGCTACAAATCAATTTTAGAAGCTTTTATCCATGCAGGAGCGGTTAAAGAAGTAAAAGTAAATGTAGAGTCTATACATTCCGAGTATATAAACCAGGATAACGTGAAACTAAAATTAGGACATTTAGATGGGGTTTTAGTTGCTCCCGGTTTTGGAGAACGCGGTATAGAAGGCAAAATTGAGGCCGTTAAATTTGTACGTGAAAATAAGGTACCATTTCTCGGTATTTGTTTAGGTATGCAAATGGCCGTTATAGAATTTGCTAGAAATGTTTTGAATCTGGAGAATGCCGATTCTACCGAAATGAACCCCGACACCGAACATCCGGTAGTGAACTTGATGGAAGAGCAAAAGATTGTTACCGATAAAGGAGGCACTATGCGACTCGGAGCGTGGGATTGTGAACTTGTAGCTGGTAGTAAAGTTAGAGATATTTATAACGCAGATACCATTAGTGAACGCCATAGGCACCGTTATGAATTTAATAATAGTTACAAAGACCAAATGGAAGCAGCTGGTATGAAAGCAACAGGGATTAATCCAGATACAGGCTTGGTAGAAATTATTGAGATTCAGGATCATCCTTGGTTTATAGGTGTGCAATATCATCCAGAGTACAAAAGTACGGTAGCTAACCCACACCCCTTATTTGTAGCTTTTGTAAAAGCAGCGTTAAATCATCATAAAACAAAAAAAGGTGTCAGAATGACACAAAATTAA
- a CDS encoding exo-beta-N-acetylmuramidase NamZ domain-containing protein, whose amino-acid sequence MKVLTGLDVLINDKELQSKFSGNVALLCHNASIDANFTQAAVKFKEIFGSRFIKMFGPQHGFSTDVQDNMVETDHYVHPFFKIPVYSLYSETRIPTDEMLEGIDHFFVDLQDVGCRVYTYIYTLTLLLEKCGTKDIQIIVLDRPNPINGIDVEGNITESKFKSFVGRHPIPLRHGMTIGEVGLMHQNLWAKTKVNFEVVKMENWERAMFFEDTKLPWILPSPNLARAESTMTFSATVFLEGTLLSEGRGTSQPLEIVGHPKIEPYSLYENHLLEIIKKSKLEGFVLRPITFLPTFQKHANMVCGGFQIHVTNKSRFKPWRTGQLILRELYHVLGEDFKWKQPPYEYNHTQMPIDIINGTDKLRHWIENNEPLEILESFESLDDYKEQLNAIKIY is encoded by the coding sequence ATGAAAGTGTTAACAGGTTTAGATGTTTTGATTAACGATAAGGAGCTTCAAAGTAAATTTAGCGGAAATGTCGCGTTGTTATGTCACAATGCGTCTATCGATGCTAATTTTACACAGGCAGCAGTAAAATTTAAAGAAATTTTTGGCTCCAGATTTATTAAAATGTTTGGGCCACAACATGGTTTTTCAACAGATGTTCAAGATAACATGGTGGAAACAGATCATTACGTGCATCCGTTTTTTAAAATACCTGTTTATTCTCTTTACTCAGAAACCCGCATTCCTACAGACGAGATGCTTGAAGGTATTGATCACTTCTTTGTAGACTTACAAGATGTGGGTTGTAGAGTATATACTTATATCTATACTCTTACTTTGTTGCTTGAAAAATGTGGAACAAAAGACATTCAAATTATTGTACTCGATCGTCCTAATCCAATTAATGGCATTGATGTTGAAGGTAATATTACAGAATCAAAATTTAAATCATTTGTGGGCAGACATCCCATTCCATTACGTCATGGCATGACTATCGGGGAAGTGGGACTAATGCACCAAAACTTGTGGGCTAAAACTAAAGTAAACTTCGAGGTTGTAAAAATGGAGAATTGGGAGAGAGCGATGTTTTTCGAAGATACTAAATTGCCTTGGATCTTGCCCTCTCCAAATCTTGCAAGAGCAGAAAGCACGATGACGTTTTCGGCTACGGTTTTTTTAGAAGGAACGCTTTTAAGTGAGGGCAGGGGAACCTCCCAGCCATTAGAAATCGTGGGGCATCCAAAAATAGAACCCTATTCATTATACGAAAATCATTTACTTGAGATTATAAAAAAATCGAAACTCGAGGGCTTTGTTTTAAGGCCAATAACATTTCTTCCAACCTTTCAAAAACATGCCAATATGGTTTGTGGTGGTTTTCAAATTCACGTAACAAATAAATCTAGATTTAAACCCTGGCGTACAGGTCAACTTATTTTGCGAGAATTATATCATGTTTTAGGAGAGGATTTTAAATGGAAGCAACCACCTTATGAGTATAACCATACACAAATGCCCATTGATATTATAAATGGTACAGATAAATTAAGGCATTGGATTGAAAATAATGAACCACTAGAAATACTTGAATCTTTTGAAAGTTTAGACGACTATAAAGAGCAATTGAATGCAATAAAGATTTATTAG
- a CDS encoding SusC/RagA family TonB-linked outer membrane protein, whose translation MKQITKKHLGAKSLKQVFVLLVIITFGFSMHGQTTYAFKGKVTDNSGVPVAGATVQIKNTNQGVVTDFDGNYDLKANIESGNYTLVFRSLGLTTQEVEVALGAEKEVVNNVVMTTDILGLDQVVITGVGALTQKKQLGNTISSVTGLEIAQSGSVDITGGLSGKLAGIQVTQNSGDPAAGISVRLRSASTVNGSSDPLYIIDGVIVNNNSVDVLGTTSVVQNRLSDISPQDIDRIEVIKGAAAAAIYGSRASNGVVQIFTKKGKLGKPVVTMSSSLNFNFLRKKRAFNEEPFDWVSTDIAVLDKVPATRYDYQDMVFENSLGTDNYVSVSGGKEDTNYFASFSYLKNNGILKSTNFERQGGRVRINQEFNDWISASLGTYFSTSTSQDQPNGGYVAGVLPTILFTNNTIDPRQDADGNYPTMTFYPNILEYINNFDFNQKNNRTISDLQINLKPLDGLKVNYTLGYDNSESTGNTYVPIGTTTVELGTASTTTISTKQFNSDLNASFNKDISDAVKSTTTAGFSWQSDKSQFRSISGTGLALGVKTTNGAASIATNEVRSERSFWGGFLQQTFGISGKLFLTGAIRLDGSSVFGADERNQFYPKASMSYLISNENFWENSLGNVFNSFKLRGAWGQAGNLTAIGPFDRLSNYAAISIDGTSGLIAPTRLGNADLKPERQAELEFGIDMGLFDNRIGVELTYYKQDIEDLLLARTLSPSTGFGSRVENIGTMTNKGFEALITATPIQSNNFSWTVTGTYSSNKNEVNNIEGEQFGIGNFGFSVAKNGQPLGVFYQGFYARNPDGSLLLTPNGLPQREKGSFDANGNAVPERDASGQPSGVNLSKVIGDPNPDFIASLINELKYKNFSFRMQLDAVQGVDILSWDTRMFYRFGGGPATGSELRGESVRGTGAAKFGIAESYIEDGSYVKLREVSASYMLKNPLEGVSSVKFTLTGRNLFSIDNFSGYDPEVNMDGQSNGARGGVMGLVPIPLVVKFGLVAVF comes from the coding sequence ATGAAACAAATAACCAAAAAGCACCTTGGTGCTAAGTCGCTAAAACAGGTTTTTGTCCTGTTGGTAATCATTACTTTTGGGTTTAGTATGCATGGTCAAACAACTTATGCATTTAAAGGAAAAGTAACCGATAATAGTGGTGTTCCCGTCGCTGGTGCTACGGTTCAAATTAAAAACACAAATCAAGGTGTGGTCACGGACTTTGATGGCAACTATGATTTGAAAGCGAATATAGAATCAGGCAACTATACACTGGTTTTTAGATCTCTAGGTTTAACAACTCAAGAAGTTGAGGTTGCTTTGGGGGCAGAGAAAGAAGTAGTTAATAATGTTGTTATGACTACCGATATTTTAGGATTAGATCAAGTGGTTATCACCGGGGTTGGAGCATTAACACAAAAAAAACAACTAGGTAACACCATTTCAAGTGTAACGGGTTTGGAAATTGCCCAATCTGGATCAGTAGATATTACAGGAGGGCTTTCGGGAAAACTTGCAGGAATTCAAGTGACACAAAACTCTGGAGATCCGGCAGCAGGTATTAGTGTGCGATTAAGAAGTGCGAGTACGGTTAACGGAAGTTCCGATCCGCTTTATATTATCGATGGTGTTATTGTTAACAATAACTCGGTTGATGTTTTAGGTACAACAAGTGTGGTTCAAAATAGATTGTCTGATATTAGTCCTCAAGATATCGACAGAATTGAAGTTATAAAAGGCGCTGCAGCTGCAGCAATATATGGGTCGCGTGCCAGTAATGGTGTGGTTCAGATTTTTACAAAGAAAGGGAAATTGGGGAAGCCCGTCGTTACCATGTCCAGCAGTTTGAATTTTAATTTTTTACGGAAAAAACGCGCTTTTAATGAAGAGCCTTTTGATTGGGTTTCTACAGATATTGCCGTGCTCGATAAGGTGCCAGCCACAAGGTATGATTATCAGGATATGGTGTTCGAAAATTCATTAGGAACCGATAATTATGTTTCAGTATCTGGCGGAAAAGAGGATACTAACTATTTTGCTTCGTTTTCTTACCTGAAAAATAATGGCATTTTAAAAAGTACTAACTTTGAAAGACAAGGCGGAAGAGTTAGAATTAATCAAGAATTTAATGATTGGATATCGGCATCCTTAGGCACTTATTTTTCAACTAGTACAAGTCAAGATCAGCCAAATGGGGGTTATGTCGCTGGGGTATTACCAACGATTCTATTTACCAATAACACCATCGATCCTCGTCAAGATGCAGATGGAAATTATCCAACAATGACCTTTTATCCAAATATCTTAGAATACATTAATAACTTCGACTTTAATCAGAAAAATAATAGAACTATAAGTGATCTGCAAATTAATTTAAAACCTTTAGATGGACTTAAGGTTAATTATACACTAGGTTACGATAATTCTGAGTCTACTGGAAATACTTATGTTCCTATAGGTACCACTACTGTGGAGTTAGGTACAGCAAGTACCACAACCATAAGTACTAAACAGTTTAATAGTGATTTAAATGCCTCTTTTAATAAGGATATTAGTGATGCCGTAAAATCTACAACAACTGCAGGCTTTAGTTGGCAATCGGATAAATCGCAGTTTCGTTCAATTTCTGGAACAGGATTGGCACTAGGAGTAAAAACAACAAATGGAGCGGCTTCAATAGCGACAAACGAAGTTAGAAGCGAGCGCAGTTTCTGGGGAGGTTTTTTACAGCAAACTTTTGGTATTAGCGGTAAGCTTTTTCTTACTGGCGCTATTCGTTTAGATGGTTCTTCTGTATTTGGAGCAGACGAAAGAAATCAATTTTACCCAAAAGCAAGTATGTCTTATTTAATTTCAAACGAGAATTTTTGGGAAAACAGCTTAGGCAATGTGTTTAATAGCTTTAAGTTAAGAGGTGCTTGGGGTCAAGCAGGTAATTTAACTGCCATAGGACCTTTTGATCGATTATCGAATTACGCAGCTATAAGTATTGATGGGACCTCTGGATTAATTGCTCCAACACGATTAGGTAATGCCGATTTAAAACCCGAAAGACAGGCCGAATTAGAATTTGGTATTGATATGGGTTTATTTGATAACAGGATTGGAGTTGAACTTACCTATTATAAGCAAGACATAGAAGATCTTTTATTGGCCAGAACATTATCGCCATCAACAGGTTTTGGGTCGCGAGTAGAAAATATAGGAACGATGACTAATAAAGGTTTTGAGGCTTTAATTACCGCAACCCCAATTCAATCAAATAACTTTAGTTGGACCGTTACAGGAACGTATTCTTCCAATAAAAACGAGGTGAATAATATTGAGGGTGAGCAATTTGGTATTGGTAATTTCGGTTTTTCTGTTGCCAAAAACGGACAGCCTTTAGGGGTTTTCTACCAAGGTTTCTATGCCAGGAATCCCGACGGAAGTCTTTTGTTAACTCCCAACGGGCTACCTCAAAGGGAAAAAGGGTCGTTTGATGCCAATGGGAATGCCGTTCCAGAACGCGATGCTTCTGGGCAACCTAGTGGAGTTAATTTAAGTAAGGTTATAGGAGATCCAAATCCGGACTTTATCGCTTCATTAATTAATGAGCTTAAGTATAAGAATTTCTCTTTCAGAATGCAGCTTGATGCTGTGCAAGGTGTTGATATTTTAAGTTGGGATACTCGTATGTTCTATCGCTTTGGTGGAGGTCCCGCTACTGGTAGTGAATTAAGAGGAGAAAGCGTAAGAGGTACTGGTGCCGCCAAGTTTGGTATAGCAGAATCTTATATTGAAGATGGATCTTATGTTAAACTTCGTGAAGTATCAGCTTCATACATGTTAAAAAATCCTCTGGAAGGGGTGAGTAGTGTGAAGTTTACTTTAACAGGTCGGAATTTATTTTCAATTGATAATTTCTCGGGTTACGACCCAGAAGTAAATATGGATGGTCAAAGTAATGGTGCTAGAGGTGGTGTTATGGGCTTGGTGCCTATACCTCTTGTGGTGAAATTTGGTTTAGTAGCTGTTTTTTAA
- a CDS encoding fasciclin domain-containing protein, which produces MKTLTALKKVVLLAVITVFAFSCDDDDNPIQVPQTKNIVELAQGSPTLSNLVAALQAADGDLVSVLSGTGPFTVLAPTDEAFAAFLDDNNFATLADVPAAVLTQILLNHVITGKTMASDLIAAGAGYTSTNAAGPGESNLSLYFNTSSGVVFNGISTVDTPDIEARNGVIHIVDKVIGLPTVVTFATADPNFSTLVSALTTLTPATDFVATLSTPFDTAPAPFTVFAPTNDAFAKLAAVPAEPVLTQVLLHHVIGEANVRSADLTPNGDTTAATLQGDSVTITLPGTNGNIADMTDGAGNTGIGITAVDVQASNGVIHVIDTVLLPTQP; this is translated from the coding sequence ATGAAAACTTTAACAGCATTAAAAAAAGTAGTATTACTCGCAGTTATTACAGTCTTTGCATTCTCATGTGATGATGATGACAATCCAATCCAAGTTCCTCAAACGAAAAATATTGTAGAACTAGCTCAAGGCTCCCCCACTTTAAGTAATTTGGTAGCCGCTCTGCAAGCTGCAGATGGGGACTTAGTGTCCGTTTTATCTGGAACGGGACCTTTTACGGTTTTAGCACCAACAGATGAAGCTTTTGCAGCTTTCTTAGACGATAATAACTTTGCAACTTTAGCCGATGTTCCTGCTGCCGTTTTAACTCAAATACTATTAAATCACGTGATTACTGGTAAAACAATGGCTTCAGACTTAATAGCGGCTGGTGCTGGTTATACTAGTACAAACGCGGCAGGTCCTGGAGAAAGCAATTTAAGTTTGTATTTTAACACAAGTTCTGGGGTTGTATTTAATGGAATTTCAACCGTCGATACACCAGATATTGAAGCTAGAAATGGAGTTATTCATATTGTAGATAAAGTAATTGGACTACCAACGGTGGTAACTTTTGCAACGGCAGATCCTAATTTTTCGACTTTAGTTTCAGCCTTAACAACTTTAACTCCTGCAACAGATTTTGTGGCTACGCTGTCAACGCCGTTTGATACTGCTCCGGCTCCGTTTACCGTATTTGCACCAACTAATGATGCCTTTGCAAAATTAGCCGCTGTACCTGCAGAGCCTGTTTTAACACAAGTTTTATTGCATCATGTAATTGGTGAAGCAAATGTAAGATCGGCAGATTTAACACCAAACGGAGACACCACTGCAGCAACCTTACAAGGGGATAGTGTTACCATAACCCTTCCGGGAACCAATGGGAACATAGCAGATATGACAGATGGCGCAGGAAATACTGGTATTGGTATTACAGCTGTAGATGTTCAAGCTAGCAATGGCGTCATACACGTGATTGATACCGTTTTATTGCCAACTCAGCCATAA
- the yidC gene encoding membrane protein insertase YidC translates to MEEKKLDKNSIIGFILIFGIMMFWLWQNSPTPEELEAQEKAKQEQVEAQKKAEIPQQTKVITAQETNAVTISDSLKLINLQNKLGAFAYSGVNATDEETLVESDLLAIKFNNKGGYVSEIKLKEFVNYDSIPIFLIKDNNAVFNINFATQDSRILNTKDLYFEPSVTKKGEVTLVSMKLKVSETKFLEYLYEIKEGDYMMRFTVRSQGLSNVINSAQDVNLNWNLKAYRNAKSVTYENRYTELVFEYEDGKDDYLGQQDSTEDTANDVTYVAFKQHFFTSILLADTPFKTGKFRSENLVQDEEIDTVYTKAFSTTLPLELTAGEINKSMDWYYGPSDYKILNDYGRNLDEIIPLGWGIFGWINRYLFIPLFSMLGGYMPYGIAIIVMTVLIKLLMSFVQYKQFLSQAKLKILKPELDAIREKHKNNKAKAQQETLALQTKAGASPMAGCLPALVQLPVFYALFQFFPSAFDLRQKSFLWVEDLSSYDTIAELPFHIPFYGDHVSLFPILASIAIFFYMRLTTGQQMASQPTQEGMPDMAKMMKYMMYFSPILMLFFFNNYASGLSLYYFISNLISIGIILVIKNYILDEDKIHAQIQVNKKKPKKQGRFQKKMAEMMEEAERQKQLQQKRK, encoded by the coding sequence ATGGAAGAAAAAAAATTAGACAAGAATTCGATTATAGGTTTTATACTTATTTTCGGAATAATGATGTTTTGGCTTTGGCAGAACAGCCCAACCCCAGAAGAATTAGAGGCCCAAGAAAAAGCTAAGCAAGAACAAGTCGAAGCCCAAAAAAAGGCAGAAATACCACAGCAAACAAAAGTAATAACAGCACAAGAAACTAACGCTGTTACAATTTCAGATTCTTTAAAATTAATTAACCTACAAAACAAATTAGGGGCTTTTGCTTATTCTGGTGTAAATGCAACAGATGAAGAAACCCTGGTAGAAAGTGATTTATTAGCCATAAAATTTAATAATAAAGGCGGGTATGTTTCTGAAATTAAACTGAAGGAATTTGTTAATTACGACTCGATTCCTATCTTTTTAATAAAAGATAATAATGCAGTTTTTAATATAAATTTTGCTACTCAAGACAGTAGAATCCTTAATACAAAAGATTTGTATTTTGAACCTTCCGTTACTAAAAAAGGCGAGGTTACTTTAGTTTCAATGAAGCTTAAAGTTTCTGAAACCAAGTTTTTGGAATACCTCTACGAAATAAAAGAAGGGGATTATATGATGAGGTTTACAGTGCGCTCTCAGGGCTTAAGCAATGTTATAAACAGCGCTCAAGATGTGAACTTAAACTGGAATTTAAAAGCCTATCGCAATGCTAAAAGTGTAACTTACGAGAATAGATATACCGAGCTCGTTTTTGAGTATGAAGACGGTAAAGATGATTATTTAGGTCAGCAGGACAGCACCGAAGATACGGCTAACGATGTGACGTATGTTGCCTTTAAACAACATTTTTTCACCTCTATACTATTGGCAGATACCCCTTTTAAAACGGGGAAATTTAGAAGTGAAAATCTGGTTCAAGATGAGGAGATCGATACCGTTTATACCAAGGCGTTTTCTACGACATTACCTCTAGAACTTACTGCGGGCGAAATTAATAAATCGATGGATTGGTATTACGGCCCAAGCGATTATAAAATACTTAATGACTATGGTAGAAATTTAGACGAAATTATTCCATTAGGTTGGGGTATTTTTGGATGGATTAATCGTTACCTATTTATACCATTGTTTTCGATGTTGGGCGGTTACATGCCTTATGGAATTGCCATTATTGTTATGACGGTTTTAATCAAGCTATTAATGTCTTTTGTGCAATATAAGCAGTTTTTATCTCAAGCCAAACTTAAGATTTTAAAACCAGAATTGGATGCTATTCGAGAAAAACACAAAAACAATAAGGCTAAAGCTCAACAAGAAACTTTAGCATTGCAAACCAAAGCAGGGGCGAGTCCTATGGCAGGTTGTTTGCCGGCTTTAGTCCAGTTACCTGTATTTTATGCCTTATTCCAATTTTTTCCGTCGGCATTCGATTTGAGACAGAAATCGTTCCTTTGGGTAGAAGACTTATCATCTTACGATACGATCGCTGAGTTACCGTTTCATATTCCATTTTATGGAGATCACGTAAGTCTGTTTCCTATTTTGGCATCTATTGCTATTTTCTTTTATATGCGCTTAACTACGGGGCAGCAAATGGCATCGCAACCAACTCAAGAAGGTATGCCAGATATGGCTAAAATGATGAAGTATATGATGTACTTCTCTCCAATATTAATGTTGTTTTTCTTTAATAACTATGCCTCAGGTTTAAGTTTATACTATTTTATTTCTAATTTAATTAGTATTGGTATTATACTAGTCATTAAGAATTATATTCTTGATGAAGATAAAATACATGCACAGATTCAAGTGAATAAAAAGAAACCTAAAAAACAAGGTCGTTTTCAGAAAAAAATGGCCGAGATGATGGAGGAAGCCGAAAGGCAAAAGCAATTGCAACAAAAAAGAAAATAA